The Pan paniscus chromosome 1, NHGRI_mPanPan1-v2.0_pri, whole genome shotgun sequence genome has a segment encoding these proteins:
- the LOC134730830 gene encoding histone-lysine N-methyltransferase 2D-like: MRPGCAPRTGRGPEEGAGQGPGPPPDAGRSRPPRGVGEVTGGPEGPQWGRPSLGSRASSLRGRVRDRSQGLLASPVRLEAPEVWVRSTEASLQLLCLGPPPPSTLRFVHSPHTDPTAVAPPPPSSPSHPWAPSIPPHACPSRPTALPPISPASSLTPWAPRSSPASSSVKGPLSTQARGQPWPLPLPLSSHPQSLGGPALFIWGQPRSPFPVATVLLRRPGSSWSPWSPASPRPSALQTGSKGFHSESEPATTCLKPSVTPQIELEISSCLHELAPGLLHSLRAWLVLAFWQEHLPPGRALATFYTSFRPWAFPQPPDQVGTRSPALLYTHNTSSFPVYLQTEPTGSGVCFLSVSPLAMTLRGQD; encoded by the exons ATGAGACCCGGCTGCGCGCCGCGGACAGGGAGGGGACCCGAGGAAGGGGCGGGCCAGGGGCCGGGGCCACCCCCCGACGCGGGGCGGAGCCGG CCCCCTCGGGGGGTCGGTGAGGTCACGGGCGGACCAGAGGGACCACAGTGGGGAAGGCCGAGCCTCGGCTCCCGGGCTTCATCCCTGCGAGGCCGTGTGCGAGATCGAAGCCAGGGCCTCCTTGCCTCCCCAGTCCGACTGGAGGCTCCTGAGGTCTGGGTCCGCTCCACGGAGGCCTCCCTCCAGCTCCTTTGCTTGGGACCCCCGCCCCCATCAACCCTCCGCTTCGTCCACTCCCCGCACACTGACCCCACCGCCGTcgcacctccgcctcccagctctccctcccacccctgggCTCCCTCAATCCCACCCCACGCCTGCCCCTCCCGGCCCACTGCTCTTCCTCCAATAAGCCCGGCTTCTAGTCTGACTCCCTGGGCCCCTCGATCATCCCCTGCCTCCAGCTCTGTGAAGGGCCCTTTGTCCACCCAAGCACGGGGTCAGCCTTGgccccttcctctccccctctCATCCCACCCACAGAGCCTTGGGGGCCCTGCTCTTTTCATCTGGGGCCAGCCACGTTCTCCCTTTCCCGTGGCCACTGTCCTGCTCCGGCGTCCAGGCTCCTCCTGGAGCCCATGGTCTCCTGCCTCCCCCCGTCCTAGTGCGCTGCAGACAGGCAGCAAGGGTTTCCACTCTGAATCTGAGCCTGCCACTACCTGCTTAAAACCATCAGTGACTCCCCAAATCGAGTTGGAAATCTCTTCTTGTCTCCACGAACTGGCCCCGGGCCTCTTACACTCCCTCAGGGCTTGGTTGGTCCTTGCTTTCTGGCAGGAACACTTACCCCCTGGTCGTGCCCTTGCCACCTTCTACACATCCTTCAGACCCTGggccttcccccagcccccagacCAGGTCGGTACCCGCTCTCCTGCTCTGTTGTACACTCACAACACCAGCAGCTTCCCTGTGTACCTGCAAACTGAACCCACTGGGAGTGGAGTCTGTTTCCTGTCTGTGTCCCCACTGGCCATGACTCTGAGGGGGCAGGACTAG